TTGAAGAAGGTTTAGAAGTGTCACGTTAAATAGGCTGagtgatgaggtctgggtccaaatgcaggggaaggattttaatgaaacaaaacacaataaaacagaacaaacaaaaggccaacacggcacagacaCGACTTGAAACAAAAGAAAGTAAACAGAACCGAAAACACGATCAGGAGATCCAAGAGCCAGAGACAcacatacgaagacaatgcagacaccaTGATGGGTGGAAAATGAGAGTTTCTTATAGTCTGAgtaatagtgaacaggtgtgagaTGATGAGCTGCTAATGACacgacaggagtgaacaatcagggaagtgcagtgcaaggaaagggaacagcgacctcaggtggctgagggaagccccacagcccagatcatgacattaccccccctcaagggaacggcttccagacgttcccaaacaaAATCCAGGAGGGAGGAGGAATggtggaaggtgaatcagggggagggacggcgggccaggcccgtgcagtggaggaacgtgagcggaaaCCGCCACCAGAGAAACGTAAgttggcctcgccgccagaggaacgtccgcgggcaccacAGCCAggggaacgtgagctggcctcgccgccagtcgAACgtccgcggtcaccgccgcgtccggaacagagagcgcggtcaccgccacgtcaggaacagagagcgcggtcaccgccgagtccggaacagagggcgcggtcaccgccgcgtccggaacagagagcgtggtcaccgccgtgtcaggaacagagagcgcggtcaccgccgcgtcaggaacaaagagcgcggtcaccgccgcgtcaagaacagagagcgcggtcaccgccgcgtcagaaacagagatagcggtcaccgccgcgtccggaacagagagcgcggtcacggccacgtcaggaacagagatggcgttcactgccgcgtcaggaacagagattgcggtcacttgcgcgtcaggaacggagatagcggacgccgccgcctcaggaacagagatagcgtttaccgccgcgtcaggaacagagatagcggtcaccgccgcgtcaggaacagagatagcggtctccgccgcatcaggaacggagatggcgttcactgccgcgtcaggaacagagattgcggtcACTTGcgtgtcaggaacggagatagcggacgccgccgcctcaggaacagagatagcgtttaccgccgcgtcaggaacagagatagcggtcaccgccgcgtccggaacagagagcgtggtcacggccgcgtcaggaacagagatagcggtcaccgcccgcgtccggaacagagagcgcggtcacggctgcgtcaggaacagagacagcggtcgccgccgccccgggaaccgccgccagacgagcgtcctccgctgcccaacgagcgtagatggccgccatccactcAGGCACAGCCGCGTCAacgaccgccgcgtccggaacagatagcGCGATCACGGctgcgtcagaaacagagatagcggtcgccgccgcatcaggaacggagatggcgttcactgccgcgtcaggaacagagattgcggtcacttgcgcgtcaggaacggagatagcggacgccgccgcctcaggaacagagatagcgtttaccgccgcgtcaggaacagagatagcggtcaccgccgcgtccggaacagagagcgcggtcacggccgcgtcaggaacagagatagcggtcaccgccgcgtccggaacagagagcgcgatcacggccgcgtcaggaacagagatagcggtctccgccgcatcaggaacggagatggcgttcactgccgcgtcaggaacagagatggcgttcactgccgcgtcaggaacagagattgcggtcACTTGCGCGtaaggaacggagatagcggacgccgccgcctcaggaacagagatagcgtttaccgccgcgtcaggaacagagatagcggtcaccgccgcgtccggaacagagagcgcggtcacggccgcgtcaggaacagagatagcggtcaccgtcgcgtccggaacagagagcgtggtcacggctgcgtcaggaacagagatagcggtcgccgccgccccgGGAACCGGGCGTACGTCGCCGCCAAGCGGGGGGATGCCGCCTCCTCGAAAAaattcttccccgctggacccatccttggtgtctgcattctgtcacgttaaaTAGGCTGagtgatgaggtctgggtccaaatgcaggggaaggattttaatgaaacaaaacacaataaaacagaacaaacaaaaggccaacacggcacagacaCGACTTGAACCAAAAGAAAGTAAACAGAACCGAAAACACGATCAGGAGATCCAAGAGCCAGAGACAcacatacgaagacaatgcagacaccaTGATgggtgggaaatgagagtttctTATAGTCTGAGTAATAATGAACAGGTGTGAGATGATGAGCTGCTAATGACacgacaggagtgaacaatcagggaagtgcagtgcaaggaaagggaacagcgacctcaggtggctgagggaagccccacagcccagatcatgacaagaAGAGAGATAAAGTTGGGTGTCATCTGCGTAACAATGGAATTGAATACCATGTTTCCTAAAGATAGTGCCTATGGGAAGAAGATAAATAAGAAACAAAAGAGGTCCCAAAACAGAGCCCTGTGGAACACCAGTGACAACTGGAGTAGTGGTTGATTGGAACTGTTTAAGTTCAATTACAAATTGTGTCCGGTCTGTAAGATAAGACCGAAACCAAGAAAGGACTGTACCAGTAATTCCGATAGATTCCAATCTGTTTAAAAGTATAGTGTGTGAGACAGTATCAAATGCTGCGCTAAGATCCAGAAGTATAAGAATTGATAAAAATCCAGAATCGGCAGCTAGTAGTAAATCATTTGATATTTTTACAAGTGCGGTCTCAACACTATGCTGAGAACGAAACCCAGATTGGAATCGTTCAAATAAACTATTACTGGAAAGATGACCACGAAGCTGGGAAGCAACAATCTTTTCAAGAACTTTAGACAAAAACGGCAAATTAGAAATTGGACGATAATTGTCAAAATTACTTGAGTCAAGCCCTGGTTTCTTAAGAATAGGGGTTATCACTGCAGTTTTAAAACCAGTAGGAACAATACCAGAAAGGAGTGAAACATGCATAATGTCTGTAATTACAGAAGAGAGGAAAGGTAAGCCAACTTTAACCAAGTGAGTCGGTAATGGGTCTAGTTGACACGTGATTTTTGTACAATGTAACATACTTCTTCTACAGTAGGTAATTTAAAGGTAGAAAAGGTAGAAACACAAGATAAAGATAACACTTGACCAGGGGAAATGTTACAATCAGAATTAGGTGAAACCATTTGCTGATGAATTAAttcaattttcttttttaaaaagagCATAAATTCTTCACACAATTCAATGGAGTAAGTATGAGAATTTGAAAACTCAGTTGGTTTTAGAATAGTGTTAATCAAAGAGAAAAGTGATTTTGTGTTTCCCGCATCAGATCCTATTAGGCCAgcataataattcatttttgcagTGGAAATTGCAGACTTGTAAATTTTCATATGATCAGCATACAAATCTTTATGAACCACGAGTCCAGTCTTAGCACATAATCTCTCCAAACGACGACCCTTGACTTTTAGATGACGAAGTTCAGATGTAAACCAGGGTGCAGAGTTGACAAACGAAACATTCCTGGTTTTCGATGGAGCACAAACATCAAGGATCATTTGCAAATGATCATTGTAGTGCTGGACTAAATCATCAAGAGTCCAAGGGTAGTTAATACATGGAAGTGTGGAAAAACATTCAGAGAGCACTGAGACATCAATGTTCTTGATATTATGAAAAGTAATGGTACGGCTCCGATTAAACTTGGATATAGATAAAGCAACATTAAAAGACACCAACATGTGATCAGACAGTGTTAAATCGGAAATAATAAAATTATCTGGAGTCACACCTGAACAGCAGACCAGATCCAAAGTATGACCTTTTGAATGAGTAGGCACCTTAATAAATTGCTGCAATCCTAAACTATCCAAACATGATAAAAACTCATTTGAACACAAACTATCTGCATCATCCACATGGATATTAAAGTCACCAACCAAAACCACATTAGGGGACAAGGAGCAGAGAGAagttaaaaatatagaaaattccTGAAAAAATACAGGATTGGCCTTTGGAGGCCTGTACACCACAGCAAGAATGGTTGTAACAACTCCTTTAATTTGCAAAGCAACCGATTCAAATGATGTGCTTTCTATTTCAGGAACGGTTATAACTTTCCATTTCTCCTTATGTAATATTGCAAGCCCCCCGCCCCGTCCAACATTTCGTGGTTTGCTAGTAAAAACATATCCAGGAGGAATAGAATGGTTTAAATGAAAAAAGTCATTACTTTGTTGCCAAGTCTccgttaagcaaaaaaaaatcaaacttacGATCAGTCAGCAGGTCATAGACAAAAGGCCCTTTATTAGAAAGTGATCGTATATTCCACAATCCAAATAAAAGATCGTTCTTACCGGTGTTTATAGTAGTCGCCTTAGTTAGCTTTGCTAACAGACTGTGATCCACAGTACGAGTATATTTCCTTCGAATGTTCAACTTCAATATTTCATTCATTAAGATCCCATTAAaagtcccatattgtacacatttctggaggtttattttagttgttgatgtccttaagaatatatatctgcggtataagtgccaaaatccatctcaatatattattacagctccttttttaggagctctgtcaagaacaggttgattttggcccatctaattaatattcatgagcctctcttctgattggcctgttgttttctgagtgacgcataTCCAAGCCAACAACAAGTAActatggtcatgtatgctgtagcctagcccagaccctagcctgctgtggcttggtgatactcaacaggatatttcagaatgatcattaatatttttttctttttcaaacaccgaatgcagtaagctacgtaactgttgctttagtaaagcccctttcacaatgcgcgctgattccggaaaattacgggaacgagcgctgtgtgaacaaaagccagaaccaaatgccattaaggcagtgttgtagtgatgatgcactttaccctgcgactcttcacgacggaaaaaatacgtgcaagtggaatgaagcagcgatcaggcagcccctcactatcagcgctgaaaatcaggttagtttcagtttagtgaaatgtacgcgtcgcattacatctcacatccaaatgtcacgtcTTTAGaagttgtgtgtaaagcacgcacagattccggaaaacaactgtgaatgaacctaaTTAAGCAATTCCGGAAaaaaatcgtgggacacattatccgtgtattttccggaatggctgtgtgaaagaggctgaagttgacgtgccactggtctcttatattaacgttgttcggaagcctgtgtattgatgtagcttgacatctatcgactgaacagggttttctccacttgttttcgtgttgttgttgcttagcaatggcatGGACGCGAAGTTGTCGAGGTTTCACAAAAGGTGGGTAGGACTGTGGTTGCTGCTCTgggtggtgactgagtagatcggacgtcatatTTTTACGGAAGTTACAGGGGCTCGTGAAAAGGAATGGCTACTTtattcaggctgtgtgcagtttgctgtggactgactgttttgaaacttatatggtagttacataattcctagacctcagttatcatgaaaaaagccaggaaatttcgattttgacaatatgggacctttaagtttcAATAAGTTGAATATCTCCCATCGCCTTCACATTTTCATTTCACTACACAGGAGATAAAAACACATACTTGTTTTGCTTCAACCTTATTGTTTTTCTGACTTGGGGGAATTCTTTGGGGACTCAGTAGTGACATTACAATAAGGCTCATGAGAATATGGCAACCCCTGAATAATGTCACCAAGGCagtagaaacaaaataaaaaagatcaAGAGACAGAAAAAAGGATCAGAGTTTGATTTGATGCACAGATTTGAACTGTAATGAGCTCAGAAAAGTCTTTCTATTGCAGCATGCAAAGCCTCCATTTTGTATTGAATTCTAATCCTAGCTATAAGCTTAGTAACATTTAATTAATAggtaaaaaaatgaacatttcagaGTTTATCGACCGACAAGAATTTTTTGAGGAAAGCTTATTCAAAATCTTTATTGTGGTCTTATTTGGTATCATTATCAGTTGTATCAACAGCTTGCTGGTTTATACTTTCTTCAAGAATCCTGTCTTTGCTCAGGAGCCTCGGTATATCCTCTACATGCAGCTGATTATCAATGACATCATTACACTGTCTGTCAGtgtgattttgtttttgtttgtttacgtGCTGCCAAACATGAATGTTGCTATCTGCTGCGTTTTCATCTTCATTGGAAGCAATGTCTACAGGAACGCACCGCTAAACCTGGCTGGCATGGCTATTGAGCGCTTTGTGGCCATCTGCTACCCTTTACATCATGCACGAATATGCACCGTACAAAACACCAAAATTCTTATCGGCATCATCTGGCTGGTGGGAGCCATGCCTGGTGTGTTGGACCTGCTTGTGATCTTGGCTCTTCATCCACTTTCCTTTTTTACCACTAGCCGGACATGCTTCCACCAAAATGTGTTCAATTTGGAATTCAACATTATAAGTCATGCTGTATTTAACATTGGCTACATGTGCTTAGTGTGGTTGCTGCTCTTTTACACTTACTTCAAAGTGCTGTTCTCTGCTAAAGCTGCCGCTTCAGAACCAGCTCAAGCACAGAAGGCTAGGAGAACCATTTTACTGCATGGAGTCCAGTTACTGCTCTGTACACTGTCCCTTTTCACAAGTGTCCTGGATGGGGCTTTAACGTCTCTCTTTCCTTACTACAGGTCTGAAATATACTTTTGCACCTTTATTGTTACCAGCATTTTACCACGTCTGCTGAGCCCACTTATATATGGCATGAgagatcaaaagtttaaaaattaCATGAAGAGTTCACTGATGTGTGGCATCGACAAGAGAGCCATTGCCCCTTCTGATTAGCAAAAAATGCTCAGTTTCACTCACATATTCAAAAATCTGTAATGCTCAAGCTTTATCCCTCTTTTTAAATTCAGTTGTGTATGACCTCCATTTGTGGTGACCCTCATCAAGAAAGTCACCATGGTCAATGTCGTTCCCGTCAACTCTCTAGACCCGATCAAAGAGTGGCTCAACTCATGTGATATCAAGTACATGGAGTGCGTCCAGTCTTTGAACTGGAGGAAGATCATGAAGACCATTGTGGATTATCATTGTCCTCGATCCAGAGAGTGAGGGAAGTGGTGCAGAAGAAGATTCAGAGCATAGACATAAAGTAAAGATAAAGTAGAGATAAAAAGAGATGAAAAGAACCTTGTTTAAACAGTGGTAATCAGTGTTACTTCATATAAAATCTACATATCTACAAAATCtacaaaaattctaaattgtaTTAAAATGAAAGATGATTCTCTTTTCATAAGTAAGCAGTGACTTTTCCAGGACATTTTTGATGGGGTGGCCAGTGAAGCACAGTGAAAACTGTAGGTTGGcacactaaaacatacactggTGGGGGGAAAAAATGATAATCAGCAATTGTCATTTCAAATAGCAATGTGTACTTGATCTAACTCACAAACACGACTTCAGTTTATGTATTTTGTCAGGTTGACACAGTCAGATGAATTGTCATTTTCAACTTCCATGAAACAAGGTAATGTAGATGTTTTCACATTAATCAAGGTTATCTGAAGAAAAAAATTGAACCCATGTagctgtcacaccctctgcacgttccctcagccccaatcaccacgatcctccaccaaccagccaatcaccaccacaacacacccgtgaaccatcaccagaattctaatcaccgtcacctgcaccagcaatcaccacacccttcaaatacttacctcattcactcactcaccggctggtatcgaagttgcatggatgcttctctgtggatcttctccccctcctgttgtctctcctgtgctcctcgtggattcttctgatgttctcctgtgctccccgtggattgctctgatgttctcctgtgaaacacgttaatcgtgtcagagggaagtgactgttgctaacgctatgatccttatgaacttgaactcacctgttgtgtt
Above is a genomic segment from Garra rufa chromosome 15, GarRuf1.0, whole genome shotgun sequence containing:
- the LOC141287639 gene encoding odorant receptor 131-2-like, producing MNISEFIDRQEFFEESLFKIFIVVLFGIIISCINSLLVYTFFKNPVFAQEPRYILYMQLIINDIITLSVSVILFLFVYVLPNMNVAICCVFIFIGSNVYRNAPLNLAGMAIERFVAICYPLHHARICTVQNTKILIGIIWLVGAMPGVLDLLVILALHPLSFFTTSRTCFHQNVFNLEFNIISHAVFNIGYMCLVWLLLFYTYFKVLFSAKAAASEPAQAQKARRTILLHGVQLLLCTLSLFTSVLDGALTSLFPYYRSEIYFCTFIVTSILPRLLSPLIYGMRDQKFKNYMKSSLMCGIDKRAIAPSD